A genomic segment from Etheostoma spectabile isolate EspeVRDwgs_2016 chromosome 11, UIUC_Espe_1.0, whole genome shotgun sequence encodes:
- the tbr1b gene encoding T-box brain protein 1b: MQVENCISQASDLSKKFMNVGSGFSSSDGSELSLQDHPIISASDNLERSSPLKKNSREMTNQSEADNFPDSKDASGDVQRGKLSPGLHGVSDIRHNFDGSAGERCIFSPSTQPQSVSAVTSAMFPYPTQHGPAHPAFSIGSPSRYMAHHPVITNGAYNSLLTNTSPQGYPAAGYPYAQQYGHTYNGGAFYQFSTAQAGLVPGKAQVYLCNRALWLKFHRHQTEMIITKQGRRMFPFLSFNISGLDPTAHYNIFVDVILADPNHWRFQGGKWVPCGKADTNVIGNRVYMHPDSPNTGAHWMRQEISFGKLKLTNNKGASNNTGQMVVLQSLHKYQPRLHVVEVNEDGTEDTSQPGRVQTFTFTETQFIAVTAYQNTDITQLKIDHNPFAKGFRDNYDTVYTGCDIDRLTPSPGDSPRSQIVPGARYAMPSSFLQDQFVSTYAKSRFHPGVGTGPGTERSVPLGNSLLSPQQTDEPTVATPPQRWFVTPANNRLDFAASAYDAADFAGNAATLLSYAAAGVKALPLPTAGCSNRALGYYADPSGWGGRTPPQYCGVNSKSSSVFSCWPANSIGGRAGTNYLAEEGDSIPTERSPIGGSEETKPKDMTSESNWIETPSSIKSIDSSDSGIFEQAKRRRISPSATPVSETVSPLKSELLAPRECEKNCTKDIGYYSFYPHS, translated from the exons ATGCAAGTCGAGAATTGCATCTCGCAAGCGAGTGATCTCTCCAAGAAATTTATGAATGTGGGCAGTGGCTTTTCGAGCTCCGATGGATCAGAGCTTTCATTGCAGGACCATCCTATTATATCTGCAAGTGATAACCTAGAGAGAAGTTCACCTCTGAAAAAAAACTCTAGGGAGATGACGAATCAGTCAGAGGCAGACAATTTTCCCGACTCCAAGGACGCATCAGGGGACGTCCAGAGGGGCAAACTCTCTCCTGGTCTTCACGGAGTCTCTGACATCCGTCATAATTTCGATGGATCTGCAGGAGAAAGGTGCATCTTTTCTCCATCTACCCAGCCACAATCAGTctcagcagtgaccagtgccaTGTTTCCTTACCCGACCCAGCATGGACCAGCGCACCCGGCTTTTTCTATTGGAAGTCCCAGCCGTTATATGGCCCATCATCCGGTCATAACTAATGGAGCTTACAACAGCCTTCTGACCAACACTTCTCCTCAAGGCTACCCGGCAGCAGGCTACCCTTACGCGCAACAGTATGGACACACGTACAACGGAGGGGCTTTTTACCAGTTCTCCACGGCGCAAGCAGGACTCGTTCCGGGGAAAGCGCAGGTGTATCTGTGCAACAGGGCCCTGTGGCTGAAGTTTCACAGACACCAAACAGAGATGATCATCACAAAGCAAGGACG ACGAATGTTCCCATTTTTAAGCTTCAACATTTCTGGCCTTGACCCAACTGCTCACTACAATATATTTGTGGATGTAATACTTGCTGATCCAAATCACTGGCGATTTCAAGGAGGCAAGTGGGTGCCATGTGGAAAAGCAGACACAAATGTAATAG GAAATAGGGTTTATATGCACCCGGATTCACCAAATACCGGAGCGCACTGGATGCGTCAAGAAATATCATTTGGAAAGCTAAAGCTTACAAACAACAAAGGTGCCTCCAACAACACGGGGCAG ATGGTGGTTCTCCAGTCTCTCCACAAGTACCAGCCCAGGCTCCATGTGGTGGAAGTAAACGAGGATGGGACAGAGGACACCAGCCAACCAGGAAGAGTCCAGACTTTCACCTTCACAGAAACGCAATTCATCGCCGTCACAGCTTACCAGAATACCGAT ATTACGCAACTGAAAATCGACCACAATCCGTTTGCTAAAGGATTTCGGGACAACTATGACAC TGTCTACACAGGCTGCGACATCGACCGCCTAACTCCATCACCGGGTGACTCTCCGCGTTCACAGATCGTGCCGGGTGCGAGATATGCCATGCCTAGCTCTTTCCTGCAGGACCAATTTGTCAGCACTTATGCCAAATCTCGCTTTCACCCTGGCGTGGGGACTGGTCCTGGCACGGAGCGCAGCGTCCCACTCGGCAACAGCTTGCTGTCCCCGCAGCAAACCGACGAGCCCACTGTTGCCACCCCCCCGCAGCGATGGTTTGTCACCCCTGCCAACAACCGACTGGACTTTGCTGCCTCGGCATACGACGCCGCTGATTTCGCCGGTAACGCGGCCACCTTGCTGTCCTACGCAGCGGCCGGAGTGAAGGCTCTTCCCCTGCCGACTGCAGGCTGCTCCAACCGGGCTCTTGGCTATTACGCCGACCCGTCAGGCTGGGGAGGACGCACACCGCCACAATACTGTGGCGTAAACAGCAAATCCAGCTCTGTATTTTCCTGCTGGCCTGCTAACTCTATCGGGGGCAGAGCGGGCACCAACTACCTGGCTGAGGAGGGAGACTCCATCCCGACAGAGCGGTCACCGATCGGCGGCTCGGAAGAGACCAAACCCAAAGACATGACATCTGAGTCCAACTGGATAGAGACGCCGTCCTCCATTAAATCCATTGATTCGAGCGATTCTGGTATCTTTGAACAGGCCAAAAGGAGAAGAATCTCACCTTCTGCCACGCCGGTTTCAGAGACAGTGTCCCCGCTAAAATCTGAGCTGCTGGCACCGAGAGAGTGTGAGAAAAACTGCACAAAGGACATTGGTTATTACAGTTTCTATCCtcacagttaa